A stretch of Arachis hypogaea cultivar Tifrunner chromosome 15, arahy.Tifrunner.gnm2.J5K5, whole genome shotgun sequence DNA encodes these proteins:
- the LOC112750801 gene encoding 2-methylene-furan-3-one reductase isoform X2: MAASTTSIPSHIKAWVYNEYGNIEETLKLDPNIATPQIKDDQVLIKVVAAALNPVDYKRALGLFKDTDSPFPTAPGYDVAGVVVKVGSKVKKFKVGDEVYGDINENAGNPKAIGTLAEYTSAEEKVLAHKPSNLSFIEASSLPLAIITAYQGIERAQFSSGKSILVLGGAGGVGSLVIQLAKQVFGASKVAATASTGKLELLRELGADLPIDYTKENFEELPEKFDFVYDTAKVTGH; this comes from the exons ATGGCAGCAAGCACGACTAGCATCCCATCTCACATAAAAGCCTGGGTCTACAATGAATATGGGAACATTGAAGAGACTCTCAAGTTAGACCCAAACATAGCTACACCACAAATCAAGGATGACCAAGTTCTCATCAAGGTTGTGGCTGCAGCCCTTAACCCTGTAGATTATAAGAGGGCCCTTGGACTTTTCAAAGACACTGACTCTCCATTCCCA ACAGCTCCAGGGTATGATGTTGCTGGTGTGGTGGTGAAAGTGGGAAGCAAAGTGAAGAAATTTAAGGTTGGagatgaagtttatggtgatatCAATGAGAATGCTGGGAATCCAAAGGCTATTGGGACCTTAGCAGAGTATACTAGTGCCGAAGAGAAGGTGTTGGCACACAAACCCTCTAATTTGAGCTTTATTGAAGCTTCTAGCCTCCCTTTAGCAATCATCACTGCTTATCAAGGTATCGAGAGAGCTCAATTTTCTTCTGGAAAATCTATTCTTGTTCTTGGAGGTGCTGGTGGAGTTGGAAGCCTTGTTATTCAG TTAGCCAAGCAAGTTTTTGGTGCATCTAAGGTAGCAGCTACTGCTAGTACTGGAAAATTGGAGCTGTTAAGGGAGTTAGGAGCAGACTTGCCTATTGATTATACAAAGGAGAATTTTGAAGAACTGccagaaaaatttgattttgtgTATGACACA GCCAAAGTAACAGGGCATTGA
- the LOC112750801 gene encoding 2-methylene-furan-3-one reductase isoform X1 produces MAASTTSIPSHIKAWVYNEYGNIEETLKLDPNIATPQIKDDQVLIKVVAAALNPVDYKRALGLFKDTDSPFPTAPGYDVAGVVVKVGSKVKKFKVGDEVYGDINENAGNPKAIGTLAEYTSAEEKVLAHKPSNLSFIEASSLPLAIITAYQGIERAQFSSGKSILVLGGAGGVGSLVIQLAKQVFGASKVAATASTGKLELLRELGADLPIDYTKENFEELPEKFDFVYDTVGQSNRALKATKEGGQVITIAGPASPPAIWFFLHSDGAVLDKLKPYLDSGKVKPVLDPKSPLPFSKAIEAFSYLKTNRATGKVVIHPIP; encoded by the exons ATGGCAGCAAGCACGACTAGCATCCCATCTCACATAAAAGCCTGGGTCTACAATGAATATGGGAACATTGAAGAGACTCTCAAGTTAGACCCAAACATAGCTACACCACAAATCAAGGATGACCAAGTTCTCATCAAGGTTGTGGCTGCAGCCCTTAACCCTGTAGATTATAAGAGGGCCCTTGGACTTTTCAAAGACACTGACTCTCCATTCCCA ACAGCTCCAGGGTATGATGTTGCTGGTGTGGTGGTGAAAGTGGGAAGCAAAGTGAAGAAATTTAAGGTTGGagatgaagtttatggtgatatCAATGAGAATGCTGGGAATCCAAAGGCTATTGGGACCTTAGCAGAGTATACTAGTGCCGAAGAGAAGGTGTTGGCACACAAACCCTCTAATTTGAGCTTTATTGAAGCTTCTAGCCTCCCTTTAGCAATCATCACTGCTTATCAAGGTATCGAGAGAGCTCAATTTTCTTCTGGAAAATCTATTCTTGTTCTTGGAGGTGCTGGTGGAGTTGGAAGCCTTGTTATTCAG TTAGCCAAGCAAGTTTTTGGTGCATCTAAGGTAGCAGCTACTGCTAGTACTGGAAAATTGGAGCTGTTAAGGGAGTTAGGAGCAGACTTGCCTATTGATTATACAAAGGAGAATTTTGAAGAACTGccagaaaaatttgattttgtgTATGACACAGTAG GCCAAAGTAACAGGGCATTGAAGGCTACCAAAGAAGGAGGACAAGTAATAACAATAGCAGGACCTGCAAGTCCACCTGCAATATGGTTCTTTCTCCATTCAGATGGTGCAGTCTTGGACAAACTCAAACCTTATTTAGACAGTGGCAAGGTGAAGCCAGTGTTGGATCCAAAGAGCCCTCTCCCATTTTCTAAGGCAATAGAAGCATTTTCCTACCTCAAGACCAATAGAGCCACCGGAAAAGTAGTTATACATCCAATCCCATAA